Below is a genomic region from Gillisia sp. Hel_I_86.
ATTAATAAATTTGTACAAATTTTTGATTTTACAATCAAGTCCTTGGCATTATCGAATAAAATATCAACAATTTTAGTATTTGCCGAAATGGTAATAGGTATCGTTTTTTCGAATAAAATTTTGTGAGCGTTATTGAGAATAGCCATTCTAATTTTAAACCTTTCAATATGGATGCTTAGCACCAAAAATGTATTTTCTTCCAAGCCAAATAAATCTGGCTTTCTTCCACCTATAGAATTTCCTTGTCCATTTTTTTTAACAATTTCCTCTTTGGTTAATTGGTTTAAAAGTGACATAGAAGTAGGAAGGCTAATTTTAAAAGTATTGCAAATTTCGCTGTTAGTAGTATCTCCTTCAAAATACAGATGTTTTATAATCTTTAACTTTTGTAAAGTTTTTTTTCTTTCGATATTACTGATGGTGCTGTCGGTATGATTTTTAAATATCAAATCCTTTAAATAAGTCATGAATAGTTTGTATTGGACGTAACTGAGCTAGAAATCGCCCATAATTTTTATATTAACAAATTAATTTTTATCAAATTTTAAAATAAAAATTTTTTCTGATCAGAGGCGCTTAGCTTATATAAATCAAAAATAACTTTTTTTTCTTCTGCTCCTTGTTCAATTTTGGAAATTTATGGGGAGCAAGCATAATATGCTCCAAATAACACTTAGAATACTAAACTTCACTTAGATATAACAAAATTATTTTTAAATTCTCTACTTATAATAGCTATTCAAAAACCCTTGATATTGAATCATTCAAGTTTTTATTGGTCTCAAAAAAGTAGTTAAAACTATGCGCTTTAGTGCATTTCGCTTTAGCTTCTAAAAAACCTATCTTTGGGTTTATGCCAGATTAGAGAACAAATGCCCATAGCGTTTCAAGATTAGCTGCCCCTATAGGTTGGAGTGCCCAGTATCGCTACGATGTTCTAGTAGGGGGTATTTAAATACGGTGCAGGATGTTTTGCTCGAGATATGTGGCTCTCGTTATAATAGGCTGACTAAAAATTAAACACTTTTAGCAATCTATGGAAACACAAAAGAATGGTACCTGCCGAAAAAAAAGTATCAAAAAGTAAATTTCGATAAGCAATCTTTTAATCCCTCATCGAGGGTTTAATTCCCCGAGGCTTGGCTCGAATCTTTTAAAAATAGTTTCTCCCGATATTTCGGGACATACCTCGTGGGCTTGCCCCCGAGGTTCTTGATTGTAAAGGTAGAATTATAAAAATGGCTCGACCCTGCTTTTCAAGAACATTTCCCGCCCAACAACAAAATTGTACAGGGGATCCTGTTTTTAAAATTGAAGAAAAGTGGGCTTCTGGCCCGTGAAAACAGTAGATCTATTCAATCCTAAAAACGTTTAGGACAGGATTGATGGAGGCACAACATTTGTTGATTTTAAACGGTATTATTTAATATTAAACCTTATTACTTTATATATAAATAATCGATAATCAGTATGTTTGGGTTATTTTGTTCTATAACGGGAAAATATTCATGATCCGAAGGTCACTGATCCGAGTCCCGTTCCCGCTACTAGGAAAACCCTTTCAGGAAACTGAGAGGGTTTTTTGGTTTTTATAAGTTTAAGACTTATAACCTAAATAAGTCTAATCATTCTGAAAAATTTCTTCAATATTCATATTGAATAATTTTGAAATTTTGAATGCCAAAGGTAGACTGGGATCAAACTTACCTTTTTCAATTGCATTAATCGTTTGCCTAGATACTTCCACTTTAGAAGCAAGTTGCTTCTGGGTTAATTCATGCTCTGCTCTAAGTACTTTTAGTTTATTTTTCATCGGTATCTAGAATTTCCAATAAGGATTCCAGCCATATAGGTCACACCAATTAGTATTACTAAATGTGAAATCTCTGCGTTATAGCTAATTATATTTGTTTGGTCCAAGGAGGAATAGGAAATACCGGCTACTACCGCAAGGCCAAGTGCAATTCCAATTGCTTCCAATTGAATTTTGCGTTGTAGTTCATCCAATCCCTTGATATGCCTAACATTCGCTAATATCATTCCAATTCCAACGATAAAATTAACCAAGATAGCAATGATGATAGCTACATCATTTCCTTTCCATATGAGCAATGATCCAAAAGTGCTTATCGCCAAGGTTAATACCCACGCTCCGGTCCATACAGCCAAATTAATAGTGTTTTTCTTTGTGAGCACAACTCGTGTTTCTTCTTTTCCCTTCATAATTTATAATTTTTAGATGTAAAGTTTGTTTTACAAACATATAAATAATAATTCAATTATGGCAAGTTTTGATTACAAAATGTAAATAAAACTTTACTTTTTATTTTTTAAATGGGTTAAAGTCTAAAGGCTCGTTAAATTGTAATATTGGAAGCTTGATTTTTCAAATCATTCTGTGCCAATTGTTAAAGTTACTTTTCGTAAGATTCATATATTTTGGTATAATCGTTCTAATATTCTTAATTCCAAGGAAACCCATAGGAGAAAACAATAATGCGGAGGCTTTACTGCTTGATACTGGTATCGGAGCTGTTTTTGGTGGACTGGCGCTATAGTCAATAGGGATTTAGGCAAGAAAACAAGAAAAGTATTCTTTAGAATTACGGCGCAAGGGGCTTTGTGTGGTTATTTGGTTTATGAAGGTAAAATGTTAGTAGGTGAAATTCCAATTTGAGATTAATTCGTTCGCACAATTTCTAAATTCAGTAGGTACTTCAATAATCTAAAATCCTTCTTTAAACAGAAATTTTTAGGAACAATGGAGCCTGAACATGGATCCGTTTTTGCCTAAGCGGCAACAAACGTCCTACCATAAGATTACCGATATTGGCGGTGCGTTTTTATAGGATTAATTTGGGTTTAACATATTTTAAGTTTTCATTTTTAAATTGTGTTCTTAAAGTCGTGTTTATGCCAAGACGTCTCCTAAGTTTTTATCCTTATCGAACCTGCTTTTTGTATAAGGGCAAAGTGGAATGATTTTTAAGTTGTTTTTCCGCGCATACGCAACGCCTTCCATTACCAGTTGTTTTGCAAATCCTCGGCCGCCAAATTTTTCCTCCACACTGGTATGGTCAATTATAAATTTTTCCTTATCTGCCCAGGTATAAGTCATTTCCCCAGCGAATTCATCATTTTCATAAATGATAAACCGGCCCTTTTTACCATTATCTTCTCGTTCTATTTTTGCCATAATTTTTTGTTTTTATAATTTATTGATTTTTTTGGAAGTTGGAGAACCAATATTTTCTACCAAATCCTTTCTATTCTTCTCAATCCATCACGCCTGTACAATTCCAAATTTTTTGCTTCAATATTCCAATTGGCTTTTTTGGCTCCCGTCTGGTAGGTCGCTTCTAAAAACCCAAGCAAATCTTTTTTCGGATTCCCTGTATGCAACAAGTTTTTGTATTTTAGAATAGCCATAGGACTACCGTTGTTATGAATCCATTCTGCAGAAGAATGTTTTATGGCATCTTCTTCCAAACCATCGGGCGAAGGAAAAGTATAGGAATGGGAAACCGGTTCTGGAATATTTTTATCGCCTGGCCAAAAGCCAAAACTGATGTATTCGTAAGTGTAAACATCTTTATCCGAGATTCGTGCATCCGCCGCCGTAGGTGGTGCTTCATTACCAGAGAATCGTGCTACTGCTAAATCCATAGAATGCCAATAAAGATGAACCGGACAGGTTTTTCCGTAAAAACGACCGCTGAATTCTTTAAAAATATTGTTTATCCATAGCAGTGCCCTCCCTAACTCCTTGGTGTAATCGGTATCATAGTGATGGTATTCTGTGATTTCATCAAAGGGCTTGTCAATACTCAAATCAAAAGGGACATCCACAATGGAAACCGAAATATTGAGTTTTTGGATTATCCCCATAGGCTTTTGATAAGAATTTGCAACAGTAAGCTTGTCGTGAATGTCTTGTACTTGAAATGGTTACGTGTATTATCCGCCATAATGGTTAGATTTAACAAACTAAAAATACTTAAAATTTATTGGGTGAATATATGATAAAAGTCAGGTTTTTTGAAAAAATATTGGGAAAAGCAAGGATTTTAAGGGCAAGTAAAACGAAGAGCTGTTCTTGAAATATATCCATCTCAAATTACAATCTTTTTTTGGAAACTGATGTAAGTCATATTCTGTTAATTTAACATATAGGTAATTTGCAGCTATCGCTGCCAAGAGAGATCGAGTGAAGTGTCAAAAATGATATTCCGATCAAACTTTATTTATGAAAAATTCAATCTCTAATTAAATAGTTGCCAAAATGAAAAAATTATTTTCCCTTTTTATTGCATTAATGCTAGGTTTTCCTGTCATGGCTCAGCAGTTCGATTTGGGGCTGGAATTGAGGCCCCGATATGAATTTAGGAACGGTTATAAATCCCTGCTTTCTGAACCTCAAGATCCTGCTTCTGTAGTTACCCAACGTTCCCGACTCAATTTTGATTATAAACATGAAAAATTGGAAGCAAAGGTTTCAGTACAAAATATTAGGGCCTGGGGCGATGTGCCTACATTAAATACTTCCGATGAAAATGGGATCGCAATTTTTGAAGCCTATGGAATTTATCGGCCAACCGAAACTATCGGTTTCAAAGTGGGACGACAAGTAATTTCGTATGACAATGAGCGTATGTTTGGCGAGGTGAACTGGACGCAGCAGGCCCGCAGCCACGATGCACTCGTTTTTATGTTTACCCCCGCGGCAAATCAGCAACTGCACATTGGGGCGGCCATTAACAATGAAGGAGAAACGCTTGTTGATGT
It encodes:
- a CDS encoding helix-turn-helix transcriptional regulator, coding for MKNKLKVLRAEHELTQKQLASKVEVSRQTINAIEKGKFDPSLPLAFKISKLFNMNIEEIFQND
- a CDS encoding GNAT family N-acetyltransferase, coding for MAKIEREDNGKKGRFIIYENDEFAGEMTYTWADKEKFIIDHTSVEEKFGGRGFAKQLVMEGVAYARKNNLKIIPLCPYTKSRFDKDKNLGDVLA
- a CDS encoding DUF5996 family protein, with protein sequence MHDKLTVANSYQKPMGIIQKLNISVSIVDVPFDLSIDKPFDEITEYHHYDTDYTKELGRALLWINNIFKEFSGRFYGKTCPVHLYWHSMDLAVARFSGNEAPPTAADARISDKDVYTYEYISFGFWPGDKNIPEPVSHSYTFPSPDGLEEDAIKHSSAEWIHNNGSPMAILKYKNLLHTGNPKKDLLGFLEATYQTGAKKANWNIEAKNLELYRRDGLRRIERIW